GCATCTGTTGAGTCATTGCTGTATACTCTGAATAAACAAACTCATggatagaaaaaaagaaaaatgaaatgggaaTATTCAGAGttgatttatttctctgttcccTCAGATTGTGCAAGCTTGATGAAGAAGTGTGTACAGTGTCGGGCAGTGGTTGAGCGAAGAGTGCCTTTCATAATGTGCTGCGGAGGGAAAGGTACAGAAGATACCAGTGATGATATTTGTGAGTGACTCCAGAGCCCATACTCTCTCATGTTCCTCCACCAGCTTATTCTCATTCTCTTAAATGATCTAgatatttctcttctttctgaagaaaagtttAATGAAAACAGTGTTATCCCAGGTATCCCTTTGCTGTTTGCATGACTTTCTGCATCGGTAGCGGCAAACTTGGTAGCACCACCAGTCATTACACTGGAGAGCTGCTTCCAGCATTCAGAGTAGAACCCAAAATATGTGTGATGACTTGGCCACTTACTAATGCCTTAAGAGGTAAAAGCTGAAGATTGTCTGAGATGGTGCAAATGAGcaaagaatttatattttttttacctctggTACTCTGGAGGAATGGTAAGTATCTTGCATCTAGGTACAAGCAACTTTCCTGAGAGAATGTCCAGTTTTACATCTCCTCCTTTTACTAGTTTTTAAACTATTTGTGACTTACTTGAGTAATTTCTATgaattatttgtatttactctgtgtgtatatatgtggTATACAGCATAAGAATAGTAACTAAAATCAGGTTTTCAATACTCACACTGGAAATTCAAGacttgacaattttttttcatatagtaATATTGCTTCCCAGATCAGACAAATACAGGAATATTAATCTGAGCTTCTTCAAATTTTGAACAAACTATTTCCAAGACACTTGGGCAATTTTGACCACCAAATAGAATTATCTCTATAGATGAAAAAGTCGTTTCAGTGTGAAggaatttggctttttttttctttaaatatgtgcaaaaaatatttatgtcagGAACTTCACTGACAAATAAGAATTCTGAGAACAGGAAGGGGCATCATTATTATGGAAATAATTGTCAAAGAAGTGTTGCCACTAAACTCAAAGAAACTCTTGTTAAGCTGCAGTGATGGTGTAGTGAATTTAATTAGATTATCAAAAGATGGTTGATTAACTTTTTTTCAGGTAATTGAAAAATTGTTGCTGTGACACTGGAAATAATTATTCCTGGTTCATTAGATTGCTGCATAATCaagtatctttattttcttttaatgttacAGCAAGTGGAAACATTCCAGTTTTGCAGAAGGACAAAGACAACACTAATGTCAATGCGGATGTACAGAAGCTGCAGCAACAGTTGCAAGACATCAAGGAACAGGTAAAGGTGCTGGATAAAAATTGTAAGGACCACTAAGTGCAGCAACCACTTGATTGAAAAAGCTAATGCATCCtctattatttaaaacaaaatatcattGAAGTGAATAATGTCTTAAACTTTAGTTAAAAGaccaatatttttttgtgtgatgTGGCTTTATGTCCTCTATGtacagtttaaaagaaaaaaaccaactggCCATGTTTGATAATCCATCTATTAGAGTATGTGTATTGATGTGGCTAAATAAGTATGCTCTGCCCAGTCAGTACATTCTCTGACTCTTTAGCTCACCTGAATGTGTAGTTACAGCAGAAGCTGTTCTCACAGAAAAGTCATAAAAGTAGATCATCTTCACTGTTCTGCATCTATCTTAATCTTGACTTGTCTGTTCATTAACTGCCTTGGAACAGTGGGTGACAGTTACCTGTCTTACAAAGGATATGGTGAACACACTCTCCAAAAACTTCAAAAAACTGTGTGGCTGCAAGGTTAAAACTTGGAAAGTATTATACATGTAATTCAAACACTAGGAATTTAAATTAAGGTTTATCTTTGTAATTAGGTATAGTCTTAGCAGATCTTTCAGCAGTAAGAGATCGGGAGCATCTGGCTAATGAATGAGCTTTTACTCTCTTAGAGCCCTGACAGTGCGACTTTTTGCTCCCATGTGTATAACACAGTTGGAATAAACTTTTTCATGGATACAAGAAACTGAGGTGTTCTAGCTTGACCTTTCCTCTAGGCTTAAAGCAGTCCATAATACTTCAGTGATAGCAGCATCACATCTAGTCCTGGTAGTTGTGGATTCAGCTGTTCATGTGCATGAAAGCCAGGGCTAGAAGAGTTAGATTGCTGTTTTTAGGGCCTGTATTTCTAAATGCCTTAAATTTGAGATC
The sequence above is drawn from the Parus major isolate Abel chromosome 2, Parus_major1.1, whole genome shotgun sequence genome and encodes:
- the LOC107200096 gene encoding E3 ubiquitin-protein ligase MIB1-like isoform X1, with translation MCACENCASLMKKCVQCRAVVERRVPFIMCCGGKGTEDTSDDISSGNIPVLQKDKDNTNVNADVQKLQQQLQDIKEQTMCPVCLDRLKNMIFLCGHGTCQLCGDRMSECPICRKAIERRILLY
- the LOC107200096 gene encoding E3 ubiquitin-protein ligase MIB1-like isoform X2, with the translated sequence MCACENCASLMKKCVQCRAVVERRVPFIMCCGGKASGNIPVLQKDKDNTNVNADVQKLQQQLQDIKEQTMCPVCLDRLKNMIFLCGHGTCQLCGDRMSECPICRKAIERRILLY